The Thamnophis elegans isolate rThaEle1 chromosome Z, rThaEle1.pri, whole genome shotgun sequence genome contains a region encoding:
- the LOC116520766 gene encoding olfactory receptor 14A16-like, which translates to MENQTTVPYFLLLEFSKNRHLQILHFFFFFLLYVATVIANLLIISAVAIDHRLHRPMYFFLMNLSLQDLGIVSVIVPKSIINSLMDTRYISYFGCVTQHFLFLSFVTSDLSLLTVMAYDRYIAICHPLHYELVMNWKYCTEIIIIVWVTGLLCGMLHTTGTFSIHFCSNVVNQFFCEIPQLLNLSCSGINRLEVGILVANVIASLGCSTFIVVSYAVIFKTVLRIPSEKARGKALSTCIPHLTVVFMLVCSGCIAYLRPSSNTPSYLDIGLTVLYALLPPLFNPIIYSMRNKNIKCVLSKLWRF; encoded by the coding sequence ATGGAGAACCAAACCACAGTGCCTTACTTTCTGCTTCTGGAATTCTCAAAAAATCGACATCTGCagattttgcattttttcttcttctttctgttaTATGTGGCAACTGTTATAGCAAATCTTCTCATCATCTCTGCAGTTGCTATTGACCATAGACTACATAGACCCATGTACTTCTTTCTCATGAATTTGAGTCTGCAGGATCTGGGTATTGTTTCAGTCATTGTCCCCAAATCCATAATCAATTCTCTCATGGACACCAGATACATCTCATACTTTGGTTGTGTTActcaacactttctctttctctcttttgtaaCTTCTGATTTATCCCTCCTGACAGTTATGGCATATGATCGCTATATTGCCATTTGCCATCCATTGCATTATGAGTTGGTGATGAATTGGAAATACTGTacagaaataataattatagtgtGGGTTACAGGTCTCCTCTGTGGAATGCTACATACCACTGGcactttttccatccatttttgttCTAATGTGGTCAATCAATTCTTCTGTGAAATTCCACAACTGCTGAATCTATCCTGCTCTGGCATAAATCGACTTGAGGTTGGAATTCTTGTGGCCAATGTCATTGCTTCACTAGGCTGTTCTACTTTTATAGTTGTATCTTATGCAGTGATCTTCAAGACAGTGTTAAGAATCCCTTCTGAAAAAGCAAGGGGAAAAGCTTTATCTACTTGTATTCCCCATCTTACGGTAGTGTTTATGTTAGTATGTAGTGGATGCATTGCCTATCTGAGACCTTCCTCTAACACTCCATCTTACTTAGATATTGGATTGACTGTTCTGTATGCCCTTCTTCCACCCCTGTTCAATCCAATCATCTATAGCATGAGAAATAAGAATATCAAGTGTGTCCTTTCTAAACTGTGGAGATTCTGA